One Bacillota bacterium genomic window, CCGACTGGAGGATGACGTCGAACTCGGTCTGCTCCTCCGCCTCCTGCTCCGCAGCCGGCGCACCGCCCTGGGCGCCGCCCGCGACCGCGCCCACCATGGCCACCGGCGCGGCGGCCGAGACGCCGTACTTCTCCTCGAACCGCTTGACCAGCTCGGAGAGCTCCAGCACGGAGAGGCCGTCCACCAACTCCAGGATCTGATCCACCGCCGACATCGTCTCTCGCCTCCCTTGGAACCGTACCGGCTCGAGCCCTCGGCCCCGAGCCCCCGTTCCCGCAGCCGCTCGGGTTCGCGCTAAGCGGCCGCCTGCCTCTGGTCCAGCAAGCCGTGCAGCTGCGTCGCGAAGCCGCGCAGCGGCGCCGCCAGCACCGACGCCATGCTCCGCAGCGGAGCGGCGAAGCCGGCCGCCACCTGCGCGAGCAGCTGTTCGCGGCTGGGCAGGGTGGCCAGGCGCTGTACGCTGGCCGCGTCGATGATCCTTCCTTCGAGGACGCCGCCCTTGATCGCGAGGCTCTTGTGGGTGCGAAGGAAGTCGTTGACCAGCTTGGCCGCCATGACCGGGTCGGTCTCGCCGCTGAAGACGTAGGCGTTCGGACCTTCCAGGAGCGGCTCCAGTCCGTCCAGCCCGGCAGCCGCCGCCGCGCGCCGCGTCAAGGTGTTCTTGATGACGCGGAACTCGACGCCCTGCCTGCGGAGATCGGCCCGCAGGGCGGTGCTCTCGGCGCCGGTCAGACCGCGGAACTCCAGCATGATCACGGCTCGCGACTCCCTCAACCGCCGGCTGAGCTGCTCCACGGTCTCGGCCTTGGCTGCCAGGATGGCAGCGTTGGGCATCTGTCTCCCCCCCCTTCCTCCCTCCCCGTGCCGGCGGTCCAGCAGCACCGCCTCGAGGCGGAGAGTCCGCCGCGAAATGCAACACGCCTCCCGCAGACGGGAGGCGCCCGGACGTATTCCGGCCATGCCGGCCACGTCGCTCGCCTCGGCAGGCGACCGGCAATCGCCGGTCATTGAGCGCTGGGCGCCTGCTGTCTACGGCCAAGCACGTCTCATTCGGTTGGCGGGCGCGAGTATACCACAGCCGCCGTTGGCGCGGCCAGCCTCTCTCGCCACCCGGAGGCCCGCCCGCTGCCGGTACGCCCGGCTCAGGCCACCCGGGCCGGGTTGACGCGTACCCCGGGACCCATGGTCGAGGAGACGACGATGGAGCGCAGGTACTGCCCCCGGGCCGACTCGGGCCGCGCCTTGACCAGGGCGTCCACGAGCGTCCGCAGGTTCTCGACCAGCGCCTCCACCGGGAAGGAGACCTTGCCGATCGGGGCATGGATGATGCCGCTGCGGTCGGTCCGGTACTCGACGCGGCCGGCCTTGGCCTCCCGAACCGTCTCCGCGGGGTCGCTGGTGACCGTGCCCGATTTGGGGTTCGGCATCAGGCCCCGCGGTCCCAGGATCCGGCCCAGCTGCCCCACCAGACCCATCATGTCCGGGGTGGCGATGGCCACGTCGAAGTCCACCCAGCCGCCGCGGATCCGCTGCACCAAGTCGTCGTCCCCGACCACGTCGGCACCGGCCTCCTGGGCGGCCTTGGCCGCCTCGCCGCGGGCGAAGACGACCACCCGCACCTGCCGGCCCGTACCGTGGGGCAACGTGACCGCACCCCGCACCATCTGGTCCGCGTGGCGCGGATCCACGCCCAGCCGGACGGAGACCTCGACGGTCTCGTCGAACTTGGCGCGGGCAAGCTCCTTCACCGTGGCGAGCGCTTCCTCGGGATCGTAGAGCCGGTTGGGATCCACCTTTTCGGCGGCCATCAGGTAGCTCTTGCCGTGTCGCATCTCTCTGTCCACCTCCGTGGTGCGAGCGGGCCCCTCGACCCTCCCACGCGTCCCGTTCTCCGTTCCTGAAGGCGCGTTCCCGAGGGTGGTACAACGCCGAAGCCCCTCCGGAACCGCCTCTGGAGACTACCCTTCCACGACCTCGATGCCCATGCTGCGGGCGGTCCCTTCCACCATCCGCTCGGCGGCCTCCAGCGAGGCCGCGTTCAGATCGGGCATCTTGGTGCGGGCGATCTCCCGGACCTGCGCCCGGGTCACCTTGGCCACCTTCTGCGTGTTGGGGCGCGGCGACGCGGTCTCGATGCCCGCCGCCTTCTTGAGCAGCACGGCCGCCGGCGGCGTCTTGGTCACGAAGCTGAAGCTCCGGTCGGCGTAGATGGCGATGACGACCGGTATGATCAAGCCCACCTGATCCTTGGTGCGCTCGTTGAACTCCTTGGTGAACGCCATGATGTTGATGCCGTGCGGGCCCAGGGCGGTGCCGACCGGGGGTGCCGGGGTGGCCTTGCCTGCCGGGATCTGTAGTTTGACGACGGCTATGACCTTCTTCGCCATCTCGCCGCCCAACCTCCTCGCAAACGCTTCACAGCTTCTCCACCTGAGTGAAGTCCAACTCCACCGGCGTCTCGCGGCCGAACATAGAGACTAGCACACGGAGCTTCCCGCTGGACGCCACCTCGTCCACCACACCGGTGAAACCGGCGAAGGGACCGGAGTTGACCTTGATGGTCTCCCCGACCTCCACGTCGATGCGGGGGCGCGGCTCCTGGCGCTGTTCCTCCTCGACCTGGCGGCCGAGGATGGATTCCACCTCCGCCTTGGTCAGGGGGGTCGGCTTCGAACCCGAGCCCACGAAACCGGTGACGCCCGGCGTGTTCCGGACCACGTACCAGGAGTCGTCGCTCATGATCATGCGCACCAGCACGTAGCCGGGAAAGATCTTCCGGCGTACGGTACGCCGCTTCCCGTCCTTGACCTCCACCTCTTCCTCGGTGGGGACCAGGGCCTGGAAGATCTTGTCCGCCATGTCCATGGATTCCACGCGCTTCTCCAGGTTGGCCTTCACCTTGTTCTCGTACCCGGAGTAGGTGTGGATCACATACCACTGCGGCTCGAGATCGTTCACCCGCTCTTCTGTCTCGGCCATCTTCAGTCCCTCGTCCCGCCCGCCGGCAGCCCTGTCCCGCGCTACAGCGAGAGCAGCAGCCGGAAGAGCCAGCTGAAAACCGTGTCGGAGACCCAGAGCAAAAGGGTGACCGCCGCCGACACGAGCAAGACCACGCCCGTATAGAGCGCGGTCTGCTGCCTCGTGGGCCAACTGATCTTGTGGAGCTCAGCCCAGACGTCGCGGAAGTACTGCACCACTCGGTTCATGCCGGCCGAACCAACCCCGATCCTTCATGCTGCACTGGCAAAATGAATGGCAGGCCCGGAGGGACTCGAACCCCCAACCAACGGTTTTGGAGACCGCTACTCTACCAATTGAGCTACGGGCCTGCGATGCTCTCGATTGTCGTCTGCTCCCCGACCGCTCAGCGCGTCTCCCGGTGCAGGGTGTGGCGCCGGCAGGAGGGGCAGTACTTCCTCAGCTCAAGCCGCGAGTTCTCCTTGCGGTTCTTCGATGTCGTGTAATTGCGCCGCTTGCACTCCTCGCAAGCCAGCGTGACCAGAACCCGCACCACGCCGCCTCCCAGCTGGCCACCACGGCCACGTTAGCACGGCCCCGAGAGGAGCGTCAACGCCCGCCCCCTGGCGGGCCGCCCCGGGCCTGGACGCCCTCGGCGGGGCGTTCTCGCCCCGCTCGTCGGAAACCCGCCGACCCCCGGCGGGGTCGGAGCCTGATGGAGCTGTCGACCGGAATCGAACCGGTGACCTCCTCCTTACCATGGAGGCGCTCTGCCTGCTGAGCTACGACAGCAAGGTGAGAAAGATGGTTGCGGGGGTGGGATTCGAACCCACGACCTCCGGGTTATGAGCCCGACGAGCTACCTGGCTGCTCTACCCCGCGACAAATCCCCTGGTGGAGAGGGCTGGATTCGAACCAGCGAAGGCTGTGCCAGCGGTTTTACAGACCGCCCCGTTTGGCCGCTTCGGTACCTCTCCGCTCGCGACGGCAGCTATTATAGCCGGCTCCCGGGGAGGTGGCAAGCACGCGGCAATGGAGCTGGCGGTCGGACTCGAACCGACAACCTGCCGCTTACAAGGCGGCTGCTCTGCCCGTTGAGCTACGCCAGCACGACCGTCGAGGGCGCTGGCCACGCAGCGGGCGGGTTCAGGCGTCCGAGGAGTCCATGGCGTGCCGGGACTCCAGGTACCGCTCCAGCTTCCTCTTCACCCGCTGCAGCGCGTTGTCCACTGATTTTACGTGCCGGTCCAGCTCGTCGGCAATCTCCTGGTAGGATTTGCCGTCCAGGTAGGCCATCAGCACCTGCCACTCCAGGTCGCTCAAGATCTCGCCCATCTTGGCCTCGATGTCACCGAACTCCTCGCGGCTGATGATCAGCTCCTCGGGGTCGCTCACCTTGACGCCGGCGATCACATCCAGCAGCGTCCGGTCGGACTCCTCGTCGTAGATGGGCTTGTTGAGCGAGACGTAGGAGTTGAGGGGAATGTGCTTCTGGCGCGTGGCCGTCTTGATGGCCGTGATGATCTGGCGGGTCACACAGAGTTCTGCAAAAGCTCGGAAGGAGGCGAGCTTATCCTCTCGGAAGTCCCGAATCGCCTTGTAGAGGCCGATCATCCCCTCCTGGATGATGTCCTCCCGGTCGGCCCCGACCAGGAAGTAGGAGCGCGCCTTGGCTCGGACGAAATTGCGATAGCGGTAGATCATGAACTCCAGGGCTTCGGAGTCGCCCGCCCGGGCCAGTTCCACCAGGTCCTCGTCGAGCATCTCCTCGTACGCCGGCATGACGTCGCGCTGAGGGTTGGCGCTCACCCGCTACCGCCTCCGTGACTGGCGAGAGGGAACTGGAGCGTGGTGCCTCCACCCGTCTCCTATGCTATGACCACGCTGCGCTGAAACCACGCGCGAATGCTGCTGGAATTGTAATGCAAACGACATTATACGGGTGGCTCGGGAAGAGCGTCAACGGGCCCCGGACCCGCTGGGGGCCGGGAGGGCGCGGCGGGCGGGCTCTGGCGAGGGGGACGCGCCCAGCGCCAGTGCGGGCCGTCGCGTCGATCCTCGACGGCGATGCCCAGCTCCTGCAGGCGGCTCCGGATCAGATCCGCTTCCTTCCAGTCGCGGCGGGCGCGAGCCAGCTCGCGGACGGAGAGGAGCAGCTCGATCAGGCGCTCGTTCAAGCCGGCATCCTCGGCCGTGCTGGGCGAGGCCGCGCCGGACGGACCCCCCGCCGCCGGGGCAGAGCGGGTGTGCAGGACGCCCAGCAGCGCCGCCAGCTCCCGGAAGGCGACCCGGGCCTGGGCCAGCGCAGCTCGCTGCTCGGGAAGGCCGGCGAACTCCCGGCTCTGCAGGTGGGCGTTCAGCCGCCGCGCCAGATCGAAGAGCGCAGCCAGCGCCTCGGCGCTGTTCAGATCGTCGTCCAGGGCGGCCAGGAAGTCCTGCCGGGCGGAGGCGACGCTGGCCAGCAGCGAGGCGGTGAACGGCTCCTCCGGGTCGGGCCGGGCCTCCTCGGCCAGGTCGCCGGCCGCCTCCGCCAGCAGCTGGTCCGCGTGCTGGAGGCGCTCCTGGGCGCGCGCCGCCTCCTGGAGCGTCTCCACGGAGAAGAAGAGCGGGTTCCGGTAGTGGGTGGAGAAGATGTAGAGGCGGAGCGCCTCCGGGGAGACCAGTTCCAGCGCCCGCTCCACGGTGAAGTAGTTGCCCAGCGACTTGGCCATCTTCTCCTCGCCCACACGGACCATGCCGTTGTGGACCCAGTAGCGGGCGAGGGGGGCGCCGTTGAGCGCCTCCGACTGGGCGATCTCGTTCTCGTGGTGCGGGAAGATCAGGTCGGCGCCGCCGCCGTGGATGTCCAGCGTCGGCCCGAGGAAGCGCCGGCACATCACGGAGCACTCGATGTGCCAGCCCGGGCGGCCCGCTCCCCAGGGGCTGGGCCAGCTGGGCTCCTCGGGCTTGGCCGCCTTCCAGAGGGCGAAGTCCAGGGGGTCGCGCTTCTTCTCGCTCACCTCGACGCGGGCGCCCGCCAGAAGCTCGTCGGGATCGCGGCCCGACAGCTTGCCGTACCCGGGGTGCGTGCGCACCGAGAAGTAGACGTCGCCCTCCGAGGCGTAGGCGTGCCCTCCCTCGACCAGCTCGCCCACCGCCTCCACGATGGCCGCCATGGATTCGGTGATGCGGACGTAGCGGTCGACCTGGTCGACACCCATCCGCCGCATCAGCTCCAGGTACTGCCCGGCATAGCGGTCGGCCACCTCGCGGGCGGGCACGCCCTCGTCCCGCGCCCGCTGGATGATCTTGTCGTCCACGTCGGTCAGGTTGCTGACGTACTCCACGCGGAAGCCCTGGTAACGCAGGTAGCGGGCGAGGAGGTCGCCGGTCAGCGCGGGGCGGAGGTGCCCGATGTGGGTGTCCGAGTAGACCGTGGGGCCGCAGAAGTACATCCGCACCCGTCCCGGCTCCAGCGGGACGAAGAGCTCCTTCCGCCGAGTCAGGGTGTTGTACAGCTGCACCCCATCGCCCCCGTCTTGGCCGCGCCTGTCGAGCGCGCCGTGCCCCGACTATAGTCGGGGCCGCGCGCGGGCGTCAACGCGGGCGCGGGGCCGGTCCCGCCGGATCGAGCCCCCGGCCGGCCGTCTCCGGGCCGGGAGGCTCCAGCGCCGCCACCGCGACCGCCGCGAGCCCCCGGCCTTCGCCCGCGAAGCCGAGACCGTTCCCGCTGGCCGCCTTGACGCTCACCCGCTCCGGGTCGACACCCAGCGCTTCGCTCAACGCGCCGACAAAGGCTTCGCGGCGCCCCGCCAGGGACGGGCGGGCCGCGATCAGCGTCAGGTCCACGTTCTCGATCCGCCACCCGGCGGCGGAGAGCCAGGCCGCCACCTGCCGCAGCATGGCCAGGCTGGAGGCGCCCCGCCAGCGCGGGTCGCCGGGGGGAAACCAGCGCCCGATGTCGCCCGCCGCGGCAGCGCCCAGAAGCGCGTCGACCAGCGCATGGCAGGCCGCGTCGCCGTCGGAGTGGCCGGCCAGGCCCGGATGACCGGGGATGGTCACCCCGCAGAGGACCAGCGGGCGCGAGGCGTCCCACGGGTGGGCGTCGTACCCCCAGCCGACCCGCATCTCAGCCGCTGCCGGCGCCGTACCGGCCCGCCCCGTCGTCGGCGTGAAGGCCGGCCTCCGGCCGTCCCGTCGCCCGCTCGTCCTCCGCCGCCTCCGGCGCCCGTGACCTCCCCCGGATCCAGGCCTCCACCAGGAAGCGGTCCACCGGATAGGTCACCTTCAGGTTCCAGGGCTCGCCCGGCACCGTCGTCACAGGCCAGCCCAGCGCCTCCACCAGGGCGGCGTCGTCGCTGGCGTCCGGCCCGCCCTCGGCCGCCGAATCCCGCCCGGGGGCCGCGGCGGCCGCCGCCGGGTTCATCAGAAGGCCGTGCGCGCGCCAGAGGAGCTCCGCCCGAAAACCCTGGGGGGTCTGCGCCAGGAAGAGCGACCCGCGCGGCACCGTCTCCGCCACTCGCTCCGCGACCACGCGCTTGACCGTGTCCGAGACGGGGAGCACCGGGATGGCCGCCCCGCTCCGGAAGGCGGCCGCGGCCACGCGCTGCCAGAGTTCCGGCGAGGCCAGCGGCCTGGCCCCGTCGTGGACCAGCACCACCTCGAGCCCCTCCCCCCGACCCAGGGCCCGCAACCCTGCGCGGACCGAGTCGGAGCGCCGCGCGCCGCCGGGCACCACCGCCGCCGGTCGGAGGCCGAAGGGGCGGATCGCTTCCTCGAGGCAGCGGCGGACCTCGCCCTCGCCCACCACCACCACGTAGCGGCCGACGCCCGCCCGTTCCAGCCCCTGCAGGGTGTAGGCCAGGAGGGGCCGGCCCAGCACCGGGGCGAAGGCCTTGTTCTCGCCGGCGGCGTAGCGGAGGCCCCGGCCGGCGGCCACCACCACGGCGCCGGTCCGCCGCATCTCCTGGGTCGGGGAGCGGGCGGGAGCCATCCGCTCAGGCGCCCGCCTCGGCGGTCGAGTCCATGGTCGCCTTGGGCCGGGCGAAGATCATCCGGCCGGCCGAGGTCTGGAGCACGCTGGTCACCTCGACCGACGTGGTCTCGCCGATGAAGCGCTTGCCGCCGTCCACCACCACCATGGTGCCGTCGTCCAGGTAGCCGATCCCCTGGCCGGCTTCCTTGCCGTCGCGGAGGATGTAGATCTCCAGCAGCTCCCCCGGCAGAACCGCCGGTTTGACCGCGTTGGCCAGGTCGTTGATGTTGAGGACGTCGACGCCGTGGAGCGCCGCCACCTTGTTCAGGTTGTAATCGTTGGTCAGCACCTTGCCCTGAAGCCGCTGGGCCAGCTCGACCAGCTTGGTGTCGACCTCCGAGGCGGTCAGCTCGCCCTGCCAGATCTGGACCGGTACGTTCAGCTCCTTCTGGATCCGGTTGAGGATGTCCAGGCCGCGGCGGCCCCGGTTCCGCTTGAGCACGTCGGACGAGTCCGCGATGTGGCGGAGCTCGTCCAGGACGAACTCCGGGATGACCAGCGGCCCCTCGAGGAAGCCGCTGGCGCAGACGTCGGCGATGCGCCCGTCGATGATGGCGCTGGTGTCCACGATCTTCGGCGGTTCCGCCACCGGCCGGAGGCTCTCCGCCGGCTCGGCGGCGGGAGGCCCGGCGGTCGCGGGCGCCACCCGGCCCGCTCGCTCCTCGTGTCCGTGCCGTCCGAGGCTGCGGAAGGCCTGCTGGATCTCCGCTCCCTTCCGGAGCCCGACCAGGCCGCCCAGGTAGGCGAACAGCAGGCTGACCAGGGTGGGGGCGACCACGCCGACGAAGGGGAGGCGCGAAAGCGGGGGAAGCAAAAGCAAGCCCAGGATGAGTCCGGTAAAGATTCCCACCGCGCCGCTGCCCAGCTCCTGCAGGGTGAGGTTGGCCACCGCCGACTCCATGCGCCGCACCAGCCGCTCCACGCTTCGCCCCAGCCAGGGTCCGAGGAGGAAGCCGACGGTGCCCGCCACCAGGGCGAAGATCAGACCGAGAAAGGTCGGCCAGCTCATGGGCGTGCTCCCCGGCCATGAACCGATGCGGAAGATGTCCGACCCGACGTATCGCCCGGCGTAGAAACCGCCCGTCAGCCCCAGCAGGGCCAGGACGATACGCGCAGCCCATATCAATGCGCTCACCTCCCGGCGGATCGCGTCCCATCCGTCCTGTCACCTATTCTTGCGCAGGAAGGCCCCCCCACAAACACCGCTGCCGGCCACGGGTGCCACGGGCCGGCAGGATGAAAGGATTATGCCAGGAGGCGGTCAAGCTCGGCGTGGGCCGCTTCCTCGTCCACGCCCTCGACCAGCGCCAGCTCCGACTCGAGGATCTGCCGCGCGCTCTCCAGCATCTTCCTCTCGCCCGAGGAGAGCCCGCGGTCGCGCTCGCGCCGCGCGAGGGAGCGAACCACCTCCGCCACCGCGTAAGGGTCGCCGCTCTTGAGCTTCTCGACGTTCGCCCGGAAGCGCCGGTTCCAGTTGGTCGTGACGATCGGAGGTTCGCCCTGCTCCTGAAGGACCTCGAGCACACGCTGAAACTCCTCGCGGGAGAGGACGGCGCGAAGCCCGCACCGCTCGGCCCCGTCGGTGGGGACCATCACCTTGATGCTCCCGCCCCGGACGGAGAGGACGTAGTACTGGCGACGTTCGCCCAGCACCTCCCGTTCCTCGACGGCCTGGATGACCCCGGCGCCATGTATGGGATAGACCACCCAGTCCCCGACTTGAAACACGCCGAGATCACCTCCACCCGACCACGATTGTACCATACCTGTCCGACGGAAATCGTAGATCGCGATGGCGGGGGCGGCAGGGCCAGACAGGCGCGTCCGGCCGCGACATCGGGGAGGCGGAAGCAGCCGCAGAGCGCCCGCCCAGCGGAGAAGGTGCCGGCCCCTGCCTCCGCTTCACCCATCCCGGCCAGGCAAGCGATCTGATCTACGATTTTCGACTACGGCTGGGGCGGGGCGGGTGCGGACGGAGCGGGCGCGGACCGTCTAGGCGTGGTGCACCCAGGCGCCCGAGCCGTCGGGATGGATCTCCCGTTTCCAGATGGGCACGACCGACTTGATCTCTTCGATCAGGAAGCGCGACTCCTCGTAGGCTTCGGCCCGGTGCGGCGACGCCACCGCGATGACGACGCTGGGCTCGCCCACCTTGAGGCGTCCGAGCCGGTGGGCCAGGGCGACCCGGCTCTCCGGCCAGCGCCGCAGCGCCCGCTCCACCAGGCCGGCCAGCTCCTGGCGCGCCATGGGCTCGTACGCCTCGTAGTCGAGCGCCACCACTTCCTGGCCGTCGCTCCGGTCGCGGACGGTGCCGAGGAAGAGGACGACCGCCCCCATCCCGGGCGCCTGTACCCGGGCGGAGCACTGGGCGACGGGCAGCTCCCCGTCACCCAGCGCGTACCACCCCCCGTCGCCCACGGGTTCCAGGGCCAGAGGCTGCGCCGTCCGGAGCCGCTCCGCAGGCGGATCTCCCTCGGAGCCGCCGCTGACCGGCGGGATCAGCGCCACCTCGTCCCCGTCGGCCAAGTGCGCATCGCGCCCGGCATAGCGGCGGTTGACGGCCAGGAGGAGCGACGGGCCGAAGCGGGAGAGCGCCGGGTGCTCTTCCAGGAGCCGGTCGAGGAGCTGGCCGGCGGTGCTTCCTCCGGCCAGCTCCAGCTCCAGCTGGCGGGCGCCCACGGCCTCGGCAGCGCCCGCGAAGAGGCGGACTGAGACGCGCAAAACGCCGTGACCCCCCTCCGCGCCGGCGTCAGGCGGGCGACTCGCTGGAGACCGTCGCGCGCTTCCGCTCGAAGACCAGCTTCCCTTCGGAGTCGGCATCCACCAGCACGGTGTCGCCGTCGGAGAACTTGCCCGCGATGATCTCCTCGGAGAGCGGGTCCTCCACCAGGCGGGTGATGGCGCGGCGGAGCGGCCGGGCGCCGAACTCGGGGTTGTATCCCTCGTCGACCAGGATCTCCTTGGCCCGCTCGCTCACCTCGAGCACGAGGCCCAGCTCCTTGAGACGGCCCTCCACCTGCTTGAGCATCAGGTCGACGATCTCGCGGATGTCCTCCCGCTTGAGCGGGTGGAAGACGATGATGTCGTCGATGCGGTTGAGGAACTCCGGCCGGAAGGTCTTCCTCACCTCGTCGAGGATCCGGTCGCGCATCTGCTTGTAGCCGTACTCCTCGTCCTCGTTGGGCCGGAAGCCCAGCGCCGCCTGGCGCCGGAGGATGTCCTGGCCGACGTTGGACGTGAGGATGACCACCGTGTTGCGGAAGTCGACGTGGCGCCCCTTCGCCTCGGTCAGCCGGCCCTCCTCGAAGACCTGGAGGAGGACGTTGAAGACCTCGGGGTGCGCCTTCTCGATCTCGTCCAGAAGCACCACCGAGTACGGCCGGCGCCGGACCGCCTCCGTCAGCTGGCCACCCTCCTCGTAGCCGACGTAGCCCGGCGGGGCGCCCACCAGCCGGGAGACGGTGTGCCGCTCCTGGTACTCCGACATGTCGATGGCCACCATGGCGTCCTCGTCGCCGAAGAGCGCGTCCGCCAGCGCCTTGGCCAGCTCGGTCTTGCCGACCCCGGTCGGCCCCAGGAAGATGAACGAACCGATGGGCCGGCGCGGGTCCTTCAGGCCGGCGCGCGCCCGGCGGATGGCGCGGGCCACGGCGGAGACCGCCTCGTCCTGGCCGATGACGCGGGCGTGGAGGATCTCCTCCAGGTGGAGGAGCCGCTCCGACTCCTCCAGCGCCAGGCGCTGGACGGGAATCCCTGTCCAGCTGGAGACCACCTGGGAGACGTCGTCCTCGGTCACCAGCAGCCGTTCGGTCACCTGGTTCTGGTGCCAGACCTCGCGCCGCTTCTCGATCTCCTGCTGGAGCTTCTGCTCCTGGTCGCGCAGGTTGGCCGCCTTCTCGAACTCCTGGCTCTGGACGGCCTCCTCCTTCTCCTTCTGGATCTCGTTCAGCCGCTCTTCCATCTCTTTGAGCTCGGGCGGCTCGACGAAGGCGCGCAGCCGGACGCGGGAGGCGGCCTCGTCGATCAGGTCGATCGCCTTGTCCGGCAGGAAGCGGTCGGAGACGTACCGGTCGCTCAGCCGTGCCGCCGCGACGATGGCATCGTCGGTGATCACCACCCGGTGGTGCGCCTCATACCGGTCGCGCAACCCCTTGAGGATGGCGATGGTCTCGTCCACGGAGGGCTCCTCCACCATCACCGGCTGGAAGCGGCGCTCCAGCGCCGCGTCCTTCTCGATGTGCTTCCGGTACTCGTCGATGGTGGTGGCGCCGATGGTCTGCAGCTCACCCCTGGCCAGCGCCGGCTTCAGGATGTTGGAGGCGTCGATGGCGCCCTCCGCCGCGCCGGCGCCGATGATGGTGTGCAGCTCGTCGATGAAGAGGATGACGTTGGAGGCGCGCCGGATCTCGTCCATCACCTTCTTGAGCCGGTCCTCGAACTCGCCGCGGTACTTGGAGCCGGCGACCAGGGCGCCCATGTCCAGGGTGACCACGCGCCGCTCCTTCAGGAGCTCCGGCACGTTGCCCTCGGTGATCCGCTGCGCCAGCCCCTCGACGATGGCCGTCTTGCCCACGCCGGGTTCGCCGATCAGCACCGGGTTGTTCTTGGTCCGGCGGGAGAGGATCTGGATGACGCGCTCGATCTCCTTCTCCCGGCCGATCACCGGGTCCAGCTTCCCTTCCTCCGCCAGCTGGGTCAGATCGCGGCCGAAGTTGTCCAGCACCGGCGTGTTGGAACGGCTGGTCCGCCGGCCCGGTGCCGGCCGGGCCGCCGTCGGCGGCTGGGCCGGGGCGCTCCCGCCGAGGAGGCGGATCACCTCGCGGCGGGTCTTCTCCAGGTCGACCCCCATGTTCTCGAGGACGCGCGCGGCGACGCCCTCCCCCTCCCGGATCAGCCCCAGGAGGAGGTGCTCGGTGCCCACGTAGTTGTGGCCCAGGAGCCGGGCCTCCTCGATGGCCAGCTCCATGACCACCTTCTTGGCGCGCGGCG contains:
- a CDS encoding ATP-dependent Clp protease ATP-binding subunit; the encoded protein is MFGRYSERAQRVILLAQEEARRLGYNYVGTEHLLLGLIREGTGVAARALQNMGVDLDQVRAEVEKIIGRGNGPVGGEIGYTPRAKKVVMELAIEEARLLGHNYVGTEHLLLGLIREGEGVAARVLENMGVDLEKTRREVIRLLGGSAPAQPPTAARPAPGRRTSRSNTPVLDNFGRDLTQLAEEGKLDPVIGREKEIERVIQILSRRTKNNPVLIGEPGVGKTAIVEGLAQRITEGNVPELLKERRVVTLDMGALVAGSKYRGEFEDRLKKVMDEIRRASNVILFIDELHTIIGAGAAEGAIDASNILKPALARGELQTIGATTIDEYRKHIEKDAALERRFQPVMVEEPSVDETIAILKGLRDRYEAHHRVVITDDAIVAAARLSDRYVSDRFLPDKAIDLIDEAASRVRLRAFVEPPELKEMEERLNEIQKEKEEAVQSQEFEKAANLRDQEQKLQQEIEKRREVWHQNQVTERLLVTEDDVSQVVSSWTGIPVQRLALEESERLLHLEEILHARVIGQDEAVSAVARAIRRARAGLKDPRRPIGSFIFLGPTGVGKTELAKALADALFGDEDAMVAIDMSEYQERHTVSRLVGAPPGYVGYEEGGQLTEAVRRRPYSVVLLDEIEKAHPEVFNVLLQVFEEGRLTEAKGRHVDFRNTVVILTSNVGQDILRRQAALGFRPNEDEEYGYKQMRDRILDEVRKTFRPEFLNRIDDIIVFHPLKREDIREIVDLMLKQVEGRLKELGLVLEVSERAKEILVDEGYNPEFGARPLRRAITRLVEDPLSEEIIAGKFSDGDTVLVDADSEGKLVFERKRATVSSESPA
- a CDS encoding TRAM domain-containing protein, producing the protein MSALIWAARIVLALLGLTGGFYAGRYVGSDIFRIGSWPGSTPMSWPTFLGLIFALVAGTVGFLLGPWLGRSVERLVRRMESAVANLTLQELGSGAVGIFTGLILGLLLLPPLSRLPFVGVVAPTLVSLLFAYLGGLVGLRKGAEIQQAFRSLGRHGHEERAGRVAPATAGPPAAEPAESLRPVAEPPKIVDTSAIIDGRIADVCASGFLEGPLVIPEFVLDELRHIADSSDVLKRNRGRRGLDILNRIQKELNVPVQIWQGELTASEVDTKLVELAQRLQGKVLTNDYNLNKVAALHGVDVLNINDLANAVKPAVLPGELLEIYILRDGKEAGQGIGYLDDGTMVVVDGGKRFIGETTSVEVTSVLQTSAGRMIFARPKATMDSTAEAGA
- a CDS encoding CarD family transcriptional regulator yields the protein MFQVGDWVVYPIHGAGVIQAVEEREVLGERRQYYVLSVRGGSIKVMVPTDGAERCGLRAVLSREEFQRVLEVLQEQGEPPIVTTNWNRRFRANVEKLKSGDPYAVAEVVRSLARRERDRGLSSGERKMLESARQILESELALVEGVDEEAAHAELDRLLA
- a CDS encoding molybdenum cofactor biosynthesis protein MoaE → MRVSVRLFAGAAEAVGARQLELELAGGSTAGQLLDRLLEEHPALSRFGPSLLLAVNRRYAGRDAHLADGDEVALIPPVSGGSEGDPPAERLRTAQPLALEPVGDGGWYALGDGELPVAQCSARVQAPGMGAVVLFLGTVRDRSDGQEVVALDYEAYEPMARQELAGLVERALRRWPESRVALAHRLGRLKVGEPSVVIAVASPHRAEAYEESRFLIEEIKSVVPIWKREIHPDGSGAWVHHA